The Podospora pseudopauciseta strain CBS 411.78 chromosome 2 map unlocalized CBS411.78m_2, whole genome shotgun sequence genome has a window encoding:
- a CDS encoding uncharacterized protein (EggNog:ENOG503P7BA) yields MLLQRMAYRLFLLCLTLWTTLLTFANAQQQQTKNVTSEILNFVPQCAQECFRSFIAANFDSRICGNSPSLQCLCRQTGLSGYTVGEGAVSCIIGESQLGSCQGRDSTSDTTTTAYNMCVGVSKAAPRTHETLTATLIRPTGTGGLIVPTPSPTRSVTGTAISTMASSTSTFASRTRPPIATASDPNETFIPADPSTTPTAPPVASNPQPTLSTGQVVGIVVGCVAMVLLGVGLIFLARCIRRRRYGDLEGGDSGFAKMKESPNNGRASVFPGLQISSPLARIPAERDPNDPRWNSTPALTPAVSNTNSERRVPGVGVGLNASLFANATMVPSPRPARTASPKVQAQNSVPKVVLSPPAPAQPQPQGSPPKPTLTLAIPRPQERMYRVPASRTDSVVTEFAEDGEVETAKTAKTSVWRPPPSDPQSATAMYFADKGGNWVLRNTPSQRPEQRPEQRPEPSVNKNKAVPPLPKPQQASVPLAQAELPSPDLHKTRAERAKDAYMMFSPNALVSPLRIPSKESAKMLGSPIAFKDQRREPQVSRQNPANRSSQTAETLTSSPELGRKQGKQPDTYFDVMREGRELTGDRSKRRSMRRANRRNSQEGAQTPVRSPYEDDAVIEDEMQVDLSPVVESPNTPISPGKSPVSYPKIRKRTEAAQVPPVPERADRNSRSSRGSDLLPRGHQYNVWHPGHSMPAAPQGPKRPTYGASLNPVPVRNPAQMRTGSPDTRGGPTIEDQYFRSQKRLSNPASYWGGPSSSQPRPAQQTRPPYDPRQQPQQQQQRPNPQQQQWPYPQQQQQYLQPQQRRPQQPQQYSQPPPYSQPPFPQQYLSRPQQQQQQQQQYKPYIPPSYPSPAGATSSSQTPIDSAVAMSNPGGSNSAHSSQSSLLLAKRRGPDRAAALTLANAGDSYQKKAQRTNWQRQDPDELPPITPGWVPELTPTRRGDDLFLNVR; encoded by the exons ATGTTGCTTCAGAGAATGGCATATAGGCTGTTCTTACTATGTCTCACGTTATGGACGACACTGCTTACCTTTGCCAAcgcccaacagcagcaaaccAAGAACGTCACGTCAGAGATCCTCAACTTTGTGCCGCAGTGCGCTCAGGAGTGTTTCCGGTCGTTTATTGCGGCGAACTTCGACTCGAGGATATGCGGGAACTCGCCGTCGCTGCAATGTTTGTGCCGGCAGACAGGGTTGTCGGGGTATacggtgggagagggtgcaGTGTCGTGTATAATTGGGGAGAGTCAGTTGGGGTCTTGTCAGGGGAGGGATTCTACCA GCGATACGACTACGACGGCTTATAACATGTGTGTGGGCGTGTCGAAGGCGGCGCCGAGGACACACGAGACTCTTACAGCTACCTTGATTCGGCCTACTGGGACAGGAGGTCTGATTGTACCCACACCATCGCCGACAAGATCAGTCACCGGCACTGCGATATCAACAATGGCAAGCTCCACGTCGACCTTTGCTTCTCGAACACGACCTCCAATTGCTACGGCCAGCGACCCGAACGAGACGTTCATCCCCGCTGacccctcaacaacaccaaccgccCCCCCCGTTGCTTCAAATCCTCAGCCAACCTTGAGCACCGGCCAGGTTGTTGGGATTGTAGTAGGATGCGTTGCCATGGTGCTGCTGGGAGTTGGACTGATCTTCCTGGCCAGGTGTATTCGGCGGAGAAGATATGGAGATCTGGAAGGGGGTGACTCTGGGTTCGCAAAGATGAAAGAGTCTCCAAACAATGGAAGGGCCAGCGTGTTTCCTGGTCTTCAAATTTCGAGTCCGTTGGCTCGGATTCCAGCGGAAAGGGACCCCAACGATCCACGATGGAATTCGACTCCGGCTCTTACCCCGGCAgtcagcaacaccaactcAGAGAGACGGGTTCCAGGTGTTGGTGTCGGCTTGAACGCATCTTTGTTTGCGAACGCTACGATGGTGCCTTCCCCGAGGCCAGCTCGCACTGCTTCTCCGAAGGTTCAGGCTCAGAATAGTGTTCCAAAGGTGGTTTTGAGCCCACCTGCTCCtgcacaaccacaaccacaaggGAGCCCGCCGAAGCCGACGTTGACTCTCGCTATTCCGCGACCACAAGAGCGCATGTATCGAGTTCCTGCCAGCCGGACCGATAGTGTTGTCACCGAATTTgctgaggatggagaggtcgAGACGGCGAAAACAGCAAAGACTTCTGTCTGGAGGCCACCACCGAGCGATCCTCAGTCTGCGACAGCCATGTACTTTGCTGATAAGGGAGGCAATTGGGTGTTGCGGAATACACCGTCGCAAAGGCCGGAGCAGAGACCGGAACAGAGGCCTGAGCCTTCtgtcaacaagaacaaggccGTGCCTCCACTGCCGAAGCCCCAGCAGGCTTCCGTTCCTCTCGCTCAGGCCGAGCTCCCAAGCCCTGACTTGCACAAGACGAGAGCTGAAAGGGCCAAGGATGCCTACATGATGTTTTCACCAAACGCCTTGGTGTCACCTCTGAGAATTCCTTCCAAGGAAAGCGCGAAGATGCTCGGGTCTCCCATCGCATTCAAGGACCAACGCCGCGAGCCACAAGTTTCGAGGCAAAACCCTGCCAACAGGTCTTCGCAGACTGCCGAGACTCTCACCAGCTCTCCTGAGTTGGGAAGGAAACAGGGCAAGCAGCCGGATACATACTTTGATGTGATGCGGGAAGGGCGGGAGCTGACTGGCGATCGGAGCAAGAGACGGTCAATGAGGAGGGCTAATCGGAGGAACTCTCAGGAAGGGGCACAGACACCTGTGCGGTCACCATATGAGGATGACGCTGTTATTGAGGATGAGATGCAAGTGGACTTGTCGCCTGTGGTAGAATCGCCCAATACGCCTATCTCGCCGGGGAAGTCTCCTGTCTCTTACCCAAAGATCAGGAAACGCACCGAGGCTGCTCAGGTACCGCCTGTTCCTGAGAGAGCCGATAGGAATAGTAGAAGCAGCAGGGGATCAGACTTGCTTCCGCGAGGACACCAGTACAATGTCTGGCACCCAGGGCATTCAATGCCAGCTGCTCCCCAAGGGCCCAAACGGCCAACATATGGCGCCAGTCTCAACCCAGTGCCAGTGCGCAATCCAGCGCAGATGAGGACTGGATCCCCTGACACTCGCGGGGGACCTACCATTGAGGACCAGTATTTCCGCAGCCAGAAGAGGTTGTCAAACCCAGCTTCATACTGGGGAggaccatcatcatcccaaccCCGACCTGCGCAGCAAACTCGGCCACCGTATGATCCCCGCCAACagccgcaacaacaacaacaacgaccaaatcctcagcaacagcaatgGCCCTacccccagcaacaacaacaatacctccaaccccaacaacgccgccctcaacaaccacaacaatactcccaacccccaccttactcccaaccccctttcccGCAACAATACCTCTCTcgaccacaacaacaacaacaacaacaacaacaatacaAACCTTACATCCCCCCGTCTtacccctccccagcaggagcaacatcttcttctcaaacCCCCATCGACAGCGCAGTAGCCATGTCCAATCCAGGGGGCTCAAACTCGGCCCACAGCAGCCAGTCCTCCTTGCTGCTGGCTAAACGCCGAGGTCCGGACAGGGCAGCGGCGTTGACGCTGGCGAACGCAGGTGATTCCTACCAGAAAAAGGCACAGAGGACAAACTGGCAGAGGCAGGATCCGGATGAGCTGCCGCCGATTACGCCGGGGTGGGTGCCTGAGTTGACGCCtacgaggaggggggatgattTGTTTCTGAATGTGAGGTAA
- the DBP5 gene encoding RNA helicase required for poly(A+) mRNA export (COG:A; EggNog:ENOG503NUUC; BUSCO:EOG09261MPU): MADLASRISKPEEGAAPQVDDPTEGANSVGIVENAYDVEVKLADLQNDAESPLFSVQSFEQLGLPKAINDGLLAMNFKKPSKIQERALPLMISDPPTNMIAQSQSGTGKTAAFVLTCLARVDLAKPQQPQALLLAPSRELARQIQGVVQTIGQFCENLIVQAAIPGEVSRETGVRASIVVGTPGTVMDLIRRRQFDVSQLKLLVIDEADNMLDQQGLGEQCVRVKTLLPKTIQILLFSATFPDNVHRFAQQFAPKANEIKLRHTELTVKGISQMYMDCPDEGKKYDVLCKLYGLMTIGSSVIFVRTRESANEIQRRMEADGHKVSALHGAFEGQNRDALLDDFRSGRSKVLITTNVLARGIDVSSVSMVINYDIPMKGPDAGMPDYETYLHRIGRTGRFGRVGVSISFVYDRRSYEALSDIANHYGIDLVQLSPDDWDLTEKKVQDVIKSSRARPDYAPNALGN, from the exons ATGGCGGACCTCGCGAGCCGCATCTCCAAGCCGGAGGAGGGCGCTGCCCCCCAAGTTGATGACCCGACCGAGGGTGCCAATAGCGTTGGCATCGTCGAGAACGCCTACGACGTCGAGGTCAAACTCGCCGATCTTCAAAATGATGCCGAAAGCCCGCTCTTCTCCGTCCAGTCTTTCGAGCAGCTTGGCCTCCCCAAGGCGATCAACGATGGTCTTTTAGCTATGAACTTCAAGAAGCCATCCAAGATCCAAGAGAGAGCTCTCCCCCTCATGATCAGCGACCCTCCTACAAATATGATTGCTCAGTCCCAGTCCGGCACCGGCAAGACTGCTGCTTTCGTTCTCACTTGCCTGGCGCGCGTGGACCTCGCCAAGCCGCAACAGCCTCAAGCTCTCCTTCTGGCTCCGAGCAGAGAGCTTGCTCGGCAAATTCAGGGCGTCGTCCAAACAATCGGTCAATTTTGTGAGAACTTGATCGTGCAGGCCGCCATCCCCGGCGAAGTCTCGCGTGAGACTGGTGTCAGGGCCAGCATCGTGGTAGGAACTCCAGGCACCGTCATGGACCTGATCAGACGTCGCCAGTTCGATGTGTCTCAGCTGAAGTTACTCGTCATTGACGAGGCGGACAACATGTTGGACCAGCAGGGTCTCGGTGAGCAGTGTGTGCGTGTCAAGAC TCTACTTCCCAAGACCATCCAaattcttcttttttccgcCACCTTCCCAGACAATGTCCACCGGTTCGCGCAGCAGTTTGCGCCCAAGGCGAACGAGATCAAACTCCGACACACGGAGCTGACAGTCAAGGGCATTTCTCAAATGTACATGGATTGCCCGGACGAGGGCAAGAAGTATGATGTGCTTTGCAAGCTCTACGGTCTCATGACCATTGGCTCGTCCGTCATCTTCGTCCGC ACTCGTGAGAGTGCCAACGAGATTCAGCGCCGCATGGAAGCTGATGGCCACAAGGTGTCTGCCCTTCACGGTGCCTTCGAGGGCCAGAACCGTGATGCTCTCCTCGACGACTTCCGCTCCGGTCGTTCCAAggttctcatcaccaccaacgtcTTGGCTCGTGGCATTGATGTGTCCAGCGTGTCCATGGTCATCAACTACGACATTCCGATGAAGGGCCCCGACGCTGGCATGCCAGACTACGAGACCTATCTTCACCGTATCGGCCGTACTGGTCGTTTTGGTCGTGTTGGCGTCTCTATTAGTTTTGTCTACGACAGACGAAGCTACGAGGCCCTTTCCGACATTGCCAATCACTACGGAATCGACCTTGTTCAGCTCAGCCCTGACGACTGGGACTTGACTGAGAAGAAGGTGCAGGACGTGATCAAGTCGAGCCGTGCCCGCCCCGACTACGCTCCTAATGCCCTTGGGAATTAG
- the bzz1 gene encoding Protein BZZ1 (EggNog:ENOG503NUST; COG:Z; BUSCO:EOG09260XMI) gives MAEVDVAPTFGSELKDGFKPANAWVANGIAWLDDIQSFYRERSAIEKEYSAKLNALAKKYFEKKAKKSTSLSVGDTPTMTPGSLESASLTTWTTHLTTLESRAEEHDRYGNELVTKVADPLKVISGRFEELRKRHVEYAERLEKERESSYADLRKQKTKYDAACQEVESKRKKTESSFDKAKAQSSFQQQIHEMNNVKNTYLIAINVTNKQKEKYYHEYLPEVMDSLQDLSEFRTIKLNSLWTVAANLETSMLQQSLGQIQHLTQEITRNQPHLDSMMYIRHNMGAFQEPADKVFEPSPVWHDDESMAIDDPAKVYLRNVLNKSKSQLGELRREVDKKRREVEGLKRTKQNVRDGREQKDEVTVIAQLFMIQEDLHQADRKRLTAEVETSTITSVVGDVTLGARNHNFKSQTFKIPTNCDLCGERIWGLSAKGFDCRDCGYTCHSKCEMKVPAECPGELNKEERKKIKQERQEAANALLKPSNGPPDHVAELPALGRSETISSVNSGYAASAQRSMTSPSEETPPEIPSATRPGFTPAASTTTVRKNRVVAPPPAAYISELPGSTPSSNGSAEKKGKMLYTFEAGGDGELSIQEGRELVILEPDTGSGWIKVRAGYKEGLVPASYVEMLAVPPPSLAPQHTGQSARPPSTYSNSGSSIGGTVKKKGPAVAPRRGAKKLKYAEALYDYTAQSDAEHSMTEGERFVLIKEDPGDGWAEVEKGGVTKSVPASYIQAV, from the exons ATGGCCGAAGTAGACGTTGCGCCGACCTTTGGATCGGAGCTCAAG GATGGCTTCAAACCGGCGAATGCCTGGGTTGCTAATGGCATCGCCTGGCTCGACGATATCCAGTCCTTCTACCGTGAACGAAGTGCCATAGAGAAGGAGTACAGTGCCAAGCTCAATGCGCTGGCCAAAAAGTACTTTgaaaagaaggcgaagaagtcAACCAGTCTGAGCGTCGGCGATACTCCTACCATGACCCCTGGCTCGCTCGAGAG CGCATCCCTCACCACATGGACGACCCATCTTACGACGTTAGAATCTCGAGCCGAAGAACACGATCGTTACGGAAACGAACTTGTGACCAAAGTAGCCGATCCCCTCAAGGTCATCTCGGGACGATTCGAAGAGCTACGCAAGCGCCATGTCGAGTACGCCGAgaggctggagaaggagagagaatCATCGTATGCCGACCTGCGGAAGCAAAAGACCAAATATGATGCTGCTTGCCAGGAGGTGGAGAGCAAGCGGAAGAAGACTGAGTCCTCCTTCGACAAGGCCAAGGCACAGAGCTCTTTTCAGCAGCAAATACACGAGATGAACAACGTCAAGAATACCTACCTCATTGCGATCAACGTCACCAACAagcaaaaagagaaatacTACCACGAGTACCTGCCCGAAGTCATGGACAGCCTCCAGGATCTTTCCGAATTCCGAACCATCAAGCTCAACTCTCTGTGGACCGTGGCTGCAAATCTCGAGACCAGCATGCTCCAACAGAGCTTGGGGCAGATTCAGCACTTGACCCAGGAGATCACACGCAACCAGCCTCACCTCGACTCGATGATGTACATTAGGCATAACATGGGCGCCTTCCAAGAGCCGGCGGACAAGGTGTTTGAGCCCAGTCCAGTATGGCACGACGATGAATCAATGGCCATTGACGACCCGGCCAAGGTTTATCTACGAAACGTGCTCAACAAGTCCAAGAGCCAGCTGGGAGAACTTCGCCGCGAGGTCGACAAGAAGAGGCGTGAAGTAGAAGGATTGAAGCGGACAAAGCAGAACGTTAGGGATGGAAGGGAACAGAAAGATGAGGTCACAGTTATTGCGCAGCTTTTCATGATCCAGGAAGATCTACACCAGGCCGACCGAAAGCGTCTTACAGCCGAGGTTGAGACATCAACCATCACCTCTGTCGTGGGTGATGTTACTCTCGGCGCTAGAAACCACAACTTCAAGTCGCAAACATTCAAAATCCCCACCAACTGCGACCTTTGCGGGGAGAGGATATGGGGTTTGTCCGCCAAGGGATTCGACTGCCGAGACTGCGGGTACACTTGCCATAGCAAATGCGAGATGAAAGTCCCAGCCGAGTGCCCAGGTGAACTCAACAAGGAGGAGCGcaagaagatcaagcagGAACGACAGGAGGCTGCTAACGCTCTGTTGAAGCCTAGCAATGGGCCACCGGATCATGTGGCGGAACTCCCTGCTCTCGGCAGGTCAGAGACGATCAGCTCGGTCAATTCGGGATACGCTGCCAGTGCGCAGCGGTCGATGACCTCTCCATCGGAGGAGACACCTCCCGAGATTCCCAGCGCTACGAGACCAGGCTTTACGCCGGCAGCTTCGACGACGACTGTTAGGAAGAACCGAGTCGTTGCGCCTCCACCGGCGGCGTATATTAGCGAGTTGCCGGGTAGCACGCCCAGCTCCAATGGGTcagcggagaagaaggggaagatgcTGTACACGTTTGAGgcagggggtgatggggagttGTCGATTCAGGAAGGACGGGAGCTGGTTATATTGGAGCCAGATA CCGGCTCTGGATGGATCAAAGTACGAGCAGGTTACAAAGAAGGTCTCGTGCCAGCAAGTTATGTTGAAATGTTGGCGgtaccaccaccgtccctTGCGCCGCAGCACACGGGTCAGTCGGCGAGACCACCATCTACCTACTCTAACAGTGGTTCGTCGATCGGTGGCacggtcaagaagaagggcccTGCTGTGGCGCCGAGGAGAGGGGCGAAGAAGCTCAAGTATGCCGAGGCGTTGTATGATTACACGGCGCAGAGCGATGCGGAGCATAGCATgacggagggggagaggtttgtGCTTATCAAGGAGGACCCAGGGGATGGGTgggcggaggtggagaaggggggtgtgACAAAGAGCGTGCCGGCGAGTTATATCCAGGCTGTTTAG